The Nakamurella deserti genome contains a region encoding:
- a CDS encoding N-acetylmuramoyl-L-alanine amidase — protein MDVRRRAGRRVSGGMRARLTTVVLGGLLLVSACGSGSAAPGSGPSAPLGTPVSAAPSTTTGTAGGEVVAPPLTTASVTAAETVPATTAAPVEPTAPPEVTEVAVTTATPVPLPSPEPAPTTSISTTTTTAGAPSPVVQGDGAGRTVVLDPGHNGANGANPSIVNAEVDAGFGQRKACNTTGTSTDDGYAEHRFTWAVAQRVTALLEAQGVRVVLTRDSDDGVGPCVNERARIGNESGADAVVSIHGDGSAPGDRGFYAMTSERLPAGEDVGAASRTLAAAVRDGLVAAGAEPSNYLGSEGLWERDDLAGLNLSQVPTTMLELGNMRDSEDAAFMTSDAGQDLLAAGIAQGVLDYLAAG, from the coding sequence ATGGACGTGCGACGAAGGGCCGGGCGCCGGGTCTCCGGCGGGATGCGGGCACGGCTGACGACGGTGGTGCTGGGTGGACTGCTGCTCGTGTCGGCCTGCGGCTCCGGATCGGCGGCTCCGGGGTCGGGCCCGTCGGCTCCGCTCGGCACTCCGGTCTCGGCGGCGCCGTCGACCACCACCGGGACCGCCGGCGGCGAGGTGGTGGCGCCGCCGCTGACGACCGCGTCGGTGACGGCGGCGGAGACCGTGCCCGCCACGACGGCTGCCCCGGTGGAGCCGACCGCGCCACCGGAGGTGACCGAGGTGGCGGTGACCACCGCGACGCCGGTTCCGCTGCCGTCCCCGGAGCCGGCGCCCACCACCTCGATCTCCACGACGACCACCACCGCCGGCGCGCCGTCCCCGGTGGTGCAGGGTGACGGCGCCGGCCGGACGGTCGTTCTCGACCCCGGTCACAACGGGGCCAACGGGGCGAACCCGTCCATCGTCAACGCCGAGGTCGACGCGGGCTTCGGCCAGCGCAAGGCCTGCAACACCACCGGCACCTCGACGGACGACGGCTACGCCGAACACCGCTTCACCTGGGCGGTGGCCCAGCGGGTGACCGCGCTGCTGGAGGCGCAGGGGGTGCGGGTCGTGCTGACCCGCGACTCCGACGACGGGGTGGGGCCGTGCGTGAACGAGCGTGCCCGGATCGGCAACGAGTCCGGGGCCGACGCGGTGGTGTCGATCCACGGCGACGGCTCGGCGCCCGGCGACCGCGGCTTCTACGCGATGACGTCGGAGCGGCTGCCCGCCGGCGAGGACGTCGGGGCGGCGTCCCGGACGCTCGCCGCCGCGGTGCGCGACGGTCTGGTGGCCGCCGGCGCCGAGCCCAGCAACTACCTGGGCTCCGAGGGACTGTGGGAACGGGACGATCTCGCCGGGCTGAACCTGTCACAGGTGCCCACGACCATGCTGGAGCTGGGCAACATGCGCGACAGCGAGGACGCGGCGTTCATGACGTCCGACGCCGGGCAGGACCTGCTCGCCGCCGGCATCGCGCAGGGCGTCCTGGACTACCTCGCGGCGGGCTGA
- a CDS encoding NUDIX hydrolase, with product MSDDGVPVQRPRRTRSAVRVVLTDEVGRVLLFEDSDLGVPGARWWMTPGGGIDPGETVGQAAVRELREETGLELPEDQLLGPVAVRTVWHGYSDQIVEQAEWFFLVSVPAFVVDIAGHTEDEKATVLGHRWWEPARLAAAADLVWPADLAAIAALRDAPDTWPVDLGTVEESIVPI from the coding sequence GTGAGCGATGACGGTGTGCCGGTGCAACGCCCCCGACGGACCCGCAGCGCGGTCCGGGTGGTGCTGACCGACGAGGTGGGACGGGTGCTGCTGTTCGAGGATTCCGACCTCGGGGTGCCCGGGGCGCGCTGGTGGATGACACCCGGCGGCGGCATCGACCCCGGCGAGACCGTCGGGCAGGCGGCGGTCCGGGAGTTGCGGGAGGAGACCGGTCTGGAGCTGCCCGAGGACCAGCTGCTGGGGCCGGTGGCGGTGCGGACGGTGTGGCACGGCTACTCCGACCAGATCGTCGAGCAGGCCGAGTGGTTCTTCCTCGTGTCGGTGCCCGCGTTCGTGGTCGACATCGCCGGCCACACCGAGGACGAGAAGGCGACCGTCCTGGGCCACCGTTGGTGGGAGCCGGCCCGGCTGGCGGCCGCCGCGGACCTCGTCTGGCCCGCCGACCTCGCCGCCATCGCCGCACTGCGCGACGCCCCGGACACCTGGCCGGTCGATCTGGGCACCGTCGAGGAGTCCATAGTCCCGATCTGA
- a CDS encoding AfsR/SARP family transcriptional regulator, whose amino-acid sequence MDASSWVAMARRLAADGALPEAVAAYERAVRSFDRPGRDAGGSTGPAVRVRLFGAFELRIDGVPVGSAGLRPQHHALLQALCVHAGRAVPDTRLGEWFWPDAEPGRVRHRVAVGVSALRSMLTAAGGPSLIRDRDGYRLVLAHDGTDVRRFDQLAADARGGRREGRTERLEAAFAAYGGTLLPGAGEAAWVVEERDRVRARASWVAAELADAFARAGRPRDVVRVTRTALRWDRCQDRLWRRLVAALTDLAEPAAAAAARREYTAMLDDLGVVAWPAAGRRLHSA is encoded by the coding sequence GTGGACGCTTCGTCCTGGGTCGCGATGGCCCGGCGGCTGGCGGCCGACGGCGCGCTGCCCGAAGCGGTGGCGGCCTACGAACGCGCGGTGCGGTCGTTCGACCGTCCGGGGCGGGACGCCGGCGGCAGCACCGGTCCGGCCGTCAGGGTGCGGCTGTTCGGTGCGTTCGAACTGCGCATCGACGGCGTCCCGGTGGGGTCGGCCGGGCTGCGCCCGCAGCATCACGCGCTGTTGCAGGCGCTGTGCGTGCACGCCGGCCGTGCGGTACCCGACACCCGGCTCGGCGAGTGGTTCTGGCCGGACGCCGAACCCGGCCGGGTCCGTCACCGCGTCGCGGTCGGTGTGAGTGCCCTGCGGTCGATGCTCACGGCGGCCGGCGGGCCCTCGCTCATCCGGGACCGGGACGGCTACCGTCTCGTGCTCGCGCACGACGGCACGGACGTCCGCCGCTTCGACCAGCTCGCCGCGGACGCCCGCGGCGGTCGCCGGGAAGGCCGGACGGAGCGGCTCGAGGCGGCCTTCGCCGCGTACGGCGGAACCCTGCTGCCCGGTGCGGGCGAGGCGGCGTGGGTGGTCGAGGAGCGGGACCGGGTGCGGGCCCGGGCGTCGTGGGTGGCCGCGGAACTCGCGGACGCGTTCGCGCGGGCGGGGCGGCCGCGTGACGTGGTACGGGTCACCCGGACCGCCCTGCGATGGGACCGGTGCCAGGACCGGCTGTGGCGCCGCCTCGTCGCGGCGCTGACCGATCTCGCCGAGCCGGCCGCGGCGGCCGCCGCGCGGCGCGAGTACACAGCGATGCTCGACGATCTCGGCGTCGTGGCCTGGCCGGCGGCGGGGCGGCGCCTGCACTCCGCGTGA
- a CDS encoding acetyl-CoA C-acetyltransferase, with protein sequence MAEAVIVATARSPIGRAFKGSLAGIRADDLMTQVVQALLDEVPALDPTTVDDLFVGAWDQAGEHAENMARRIAVQLGYDHLPAVMVNRACASSVQTARMAANAIAAGDGDVFISGGVESISRYSRQTRVGSGDPDLQNPMFRAAQEVSESYVDSNETWHDPRTEGQLPDIYLAMGQTAENVATYCGVTREEQDAFALASQQRAAAAVADGFFAREITPIMLPDGSAVTTDDSPRPSTTADGLAALKPVFRAQGTITAGNACPLNDGAAAVLIMSDVRARELGLTPLARIVATAASALSPEIMGLGPVDATRRVLAKAGLGVDDIDLFEINEAFAAQVIPSYRQLGIDPAKLNVHGGAIALGHPFGSTGARIMTTLINGLRSRDEQFGVETMCVGGGQGMAIVLERLS encoded by the coding sequence ATGGCCGAAGCAGTGATCGTGGCGACGGCGCGTTCGCCGATCGGGCGCGCGTTCAAGGGCTCACTGGCGGGGATCCGGGCCGACGACCTGATGACCCAGGTCGTGCAGGCGCTGCTCGACGAGGTACCGGCGCTGGACCCGACCACCGTGGACGACCTGTTCGTCGGCGCCTGGGACCAGGCCGGCGAGCACGCCGAGAACATGGCCCGTCGGATCGCCGTCCAGCTCGGCTACGACCACCTGCCCGCCGTGATGGTCAACCGGGCCTGCGCGTCCAGCGTCCAGACCGCCCGGATGGCGGCCAACGCGATCGCCGCCGGTGACGGTGACGTGTTCATCTCCGGTGGGGTCGAGAGCATCTCGCGATACAGCCGCCAGACCCGTGTGGGCTCCGGCGATCCGGACCTGCAGAACCCGATGTTCCGGGCGGCGCAGGAGGTCTCGGAGTCCTACGTGGACAGCAACGAGACCTGGCACGACCCCCGCACCGAAGGGCAGCTGCCCGACATCTACCTGGCGATGGGCCAGACCGCGGAGAACGTCGCCACCTACTGCGGGGTGACCCGCGAGGAGCAGGACGCCTTCGCGCTGGCTTCCCAGCAACGGGCGGCGGCGGCCGTCGCCGACGGCTTCTTCGCCCGCGAGATCACCCCGATCATGCTGCCGGACGGTTCGGCGGTCACCACCGACGACTCCCCCCGCCCGTCGACCACCGCGGACGGGCTGGCCGCGCTGAAGCCGGTGTTCCGCGCGCAGGGCACCATCACCGCCGGGAACGCCTGTCCGCTCAACGACGGCGCCGCGGCGGTGCTGATCATGAGCGACGTGCGCGCCCGGGAACTCGGCCTCACGCCGCTGGCCCGCATCGTGGCGACCGCGGCGTCGGCGCTGTCGCCGGAGATCATGGGCCTCGGACCGGTCGACGCGACCCGCCGGGTGCTGGCGAAGGCGGGCCTGGGCGTCGACGACATCGACCTGTTCGAGATCAACGAGGCCTTCGCCGCCCAGGTCATCCCGAGCTACCGGCAGCTCGGCATCGACCCGGCGAAGCTCAACGTGCACGGCGGCGCGATCGCCCTGGGGCATCCGTTCGGTTCCACCGGCGCCCGCATCATGACCACCCTGATCAACGGGCTGCGGTCCCGCGACGAGCAGTTCGGCGTGGAGACGATGTGCGTCGGCGGCGGGCAGGGCATGGCCATCGTGCTGGAGCGGCTCAGCTGA
- a CDS encoding MarR family winged helix-turn-helix transcriptional regulator, protein MSQVDLPTSIGYALKRAATALRTAMDATLRDCGLSVAQYAALELLVQRAGLTNAELARGVFVTRQATHQLLAGLADAGLIRIEGAGRHQRAVVTPVGRTLLTDASTRVAAVERRMLAGLSPERQRALFGDLTACTAALQPDDADPA, encoded by the coding sequence GTGAGTCAAGTCGATCTGCCGACCTCGATCGGATACGCGCTGAAGCGGGCGGCCACCGCGCTGCGGACGGCGATGGATGCGACCCTGCGCGACTGTGGACTGAGCGTCGCTCAGTACGCGGCGCTGGAACTGCTGGTGCAACGCGCCGGCCTGACCAACGCGGAGCTGGCCCGCGGGGTGTTCGTCACCCGGCAGGCCACCCATCAGCTGCTCGCCGGACTCGCCGACGCGGGCCTGATCCGGATCGAAGGGGCCGGACGTCACCAGCGGGCGGTCGTCACCCCCGTCGGGCGCACCCTGCTGACCGACGCCTCGACCCGCGTCGCCGCGGTGGAACGCCGGATGCTCGCCGGTCTGTCGCCGGAACGCCAGCGGGCGCTGTTCGGTGACCTGACCGCCTGTACGGCCGCGCTGCAACCGGACGACGCCGATCCGGCGTGA
- a CDS encoding VOC family protein produces the protein MTQPTVTGPSFLALQVRDVEAAATFYESRLGLVRAPQSPPGAVVFATAPVAFAVRTPLPGTDLGSGRPGLGVALWMASTDTQGVHDRLEADGVEIVTPPFPGPFGLTFVFRDLDGYAVTIHDAA, from the coding sequence ATGACCCAGCCCACGGTGACCGGCCCCAGCTTCCTGGCCCTGCAGGTCCGCGACGTCGAGGCGGCGGCGACGTTCTACGAGAGCCGGCTGGGCCTCGTCCGGGCGCCGCAGTCACCTCCGGGCGCCGTCGTCTTCGCCACCGCTCCTGTCGCGTTCGCCGTCCGGACCCCCTTGCCCGGAACCGATCTCGGCAGTGGCCGCCCGGGCCTGGGGGTCGCTCTGTGGATGGCGTCCACCGACACCCAGGGTGTCCACGACCGACTGGAGGCCGACGGGGTCGAGATCGTCACGCCGCCGTTCCCCGGCCCGTTCGGCCTGACCTTCGTCTTCCGCGACCTCGACGGCTACGCCGTGACGATCCACGACGCCGCCTGA
- a CDS encoding LLM class flavin-dependent oxidoreductase: MTDYGHDLAFGSFLTPSAGTPEQTVSLAMLCEQVGLDLVTFQDHPYQPGFLDTWTLLSVVAARTERVAVSANVLNLPLRPPAVLARSAASLDLLSGGRVELGLGAGAFWDAIEAMGGQRLTPADAVQALAEAIEIIRRIWDTDTRGGVRVDGDFHRVHGAKRGPAPAHDIGIWLGAYKPRMLQLTGRVADGWLPSLGYLADGDLAAGNLRIDEAAAAAGRSPSAVRRLLNVSGSFTGSGTGPLQGPAARWVDDLTRWALEDGISTFILGTDDPDDLRRFAAEVAPAVRELVAAERTAPVPAAPVPPAPVPAAGPAPLVQSRHAGTGFAVVPTPDDGVRRSSRRVWDEAARPTGPAPDPARRYTRQELVGGQHLIDIHDHLRAELAQVQDLVEQVAAGSLGVGAARSHLNTMTMRQNNWTLGTYCESYCRVVTTHHTIEDQSMLPHLERADPRLAPVVDRLQQEHLVIHEVLEGVDRALVALVSTPTGMDELRAAMDLLTDTLLSHLSYEERELVEPLARLGMH, from the coding sequence ATGACCGACTACGGCCACGACCTGGCCTTCGGTTCGTTCCTCACCCCGTCGGCGGGAACGCCCGAACAGACGGTTTCGCTGGCGATGCTCTGCGAGCAGGTGGGCCTGGACCTGGTCACCTTCCAGGACCATCCGTACCAGCCCGGCTTCCTCGACACCTGGACGCTGCTCAGCGTCGTGGCGGCGCGCACCGAGCGGGTCGCGGTCAGCGCCAACGTGCTCAACCTGCCGCTGCGGCCGCCGGCCGTGCTGGCCCGCAGTGCCGCGTCGCTGGACCTGCTCAGCGGCGGCCGCGTCGAGCTGGGCCTGGGCGCCGGCGCGTTCTGGGACGCCATCGAGGCGATGGGTGGGCAGCGGCTCACGCCGGCCGACGCCGTGCAGGCGCTCGCCGAGGCGATTGAGATCATCCGCCGGATCTGGGACACCGACACCCGCGGCGGCGTGCGGGTCGACGGCGACTTCCACCGCGTGCACGGGGCCAAGCGCGGCCCGGCGCCGGCGCACGACATCGGGATCTGGCTGGGGGCCTACAAGCCGCGGATGCTGCAGCTGACCGGCCGGGTGGCCGACGGCTGGCTGCCGTCGCTCGGCTATCTCGCCGACGGTGACCTGGCCGCCGGCAACCTCCGCATCGACGAGGCGGCCGCCGCCGCCGGTCGCTCGCCGTCGGCGGTCCGGCGGCTGCTCAACGTGTCCGGCAGCTTCACCGGGTCGGGGACGGGGCCGCTGCAGGGTCCGGCCGCCCGGTGGGTGGACGACCTGACCCGATGGGCGCTCGAGGACGGCATCAGCACGTTCATCCTGGGCACCGACGATCCCGACGACCTGCGTCGCTTCGCCGCCGAGGTAGCGCCCGCGGTGCGCGAGCTGGTCGCGGCCGAGCGGACCGCCCCGGTCCCGGCGGCCCCGGTGCCGCCCGCCCCGGTCCCGGCGGCGGGGCCGGCGCCGCTGGTCCAGAGCCGCCACGCCGGCACCGGATTCGCCGTCGTGCCCACTCCGGACGACGGTGTCCGCCGCAGCTCGCGCCGGGTGTGGGACGAGGCCGCCCGCCCCACCGGCCCGGCGCCCGACCCGGCCCGCCGCTACACCCGGCAGGAGCTCGTCGGCGGTCAGCACCTGATCGACATCCACGACCATCTGCGGGCCGAGCTCGCCCAGGTGCAGGACCTCGTCGAGCAGGTCGCCGCCGGGTCGCTGGGCGTCGGCGCCGCCCGGTCGCACCTCAACACGATGACGATGCGGCAGAACAACTGGACGCTCGGCACCTACTGCGAGTCCTACTGCCGGGTGGTGACCACCCACCACACCATCGAGGACCAGTCGATGCTGCCCCACCTCGAGCGGGCCGATCCGAGGCTCGCGCCGGTGGTGGACCGGCTGCAGCAGGAGCACCTCGTCATCCACGAGGTGCTGGAGGGCGTCGACCGGGCGCTGGTGGCACTGGTGTCGACGCCGACCGGGATGGACGAGCTGCGGGCGGCGATGGACCTGCTCACCGACACGCTGCTGTCGCACCTGTCGTACGAGGAGCGGGAACTGGTGGAGCCGCTCGCCCGGCTCGGCATGCACTGA
- a CDS encoding SRPBCC domain-containing protein, which produces MNADPSVDVVRTAVDVPVPPARAFAVFTAGLDTWWNRGHHLLDGEPAEVWIEPRVGGAVRERTVDGRTCDGGRVLRWEPDEVFAFSWPIGPDWAVPAPDAPTSRVTVTFTPTGAGTRVELVHDRIDRHGDGWEPLRDAVAGPGGRPSHLAAYARATG; this is translated from the coding sequence ATGAACGCCGATCCGTCCGTCGACGTCGTGCGCACCGCGGTCGACGTCCCGGTGCCGCCGGCCCGCGCGTTCGCGGTCTTCACCGCAGGCCTGGACACCTGGTGGAACCGGGGCCACCATCTCCTCGACGGCGAGCCGGCCGAGGTCTGGATCGAGCCGCGCGTGGGGGGCGCCGTCCGTGAACGCACCGTCGACGGCCGCACGTGCGACGGGGGCCGCGTGCTGCGGTGGGAGCCCGACGAGGTCTTCGCCTTCAGCTGGCCGATCGGACCGGACTGGGCGGTGCCGGCACCGGATGCGCCGACCAGCCGCGTCACCGTGACCTTCACGCCGACCGGCGCCGGCACCAGAGTCGAGCTGGTACACGACCGGATCGACCGGCACGGCGACGGCTGGGAGCCGTTGCGGGACGCGGTGGCCGGACCCGGGGGCCGGCCGTCGCACCTCGCGGCCTACGCCCGCGCGACCGGCTGA
- a CDS encoding ArsR/SmtB family transcription factor — protein MVVQAGFEALADPTRRRIFETLAEAPHSVGSLAALMPVSRPAVSQHLRVLRDAGLVSATARGTRRIDAVDLAGVGALRAYSDRFWTAALADFAATVIADTPGAAAGGSAAVRSEEPG, from the coding sequence GTGGTGGTTCAAGCCGGTTTCGAAGCGCTGGCGGACCCGACCCGACGGCGGATCTTCGAGACCCTCGCCGAGGCCCCCCATTCGGTGGGGAGCCTCGCCGCCCTGATGCCGGTGTCCAGGCCCGCTGTCTCGCAGCACCTCCGGGTGCTGCGGGACGCCGGCCTGGTGTCGGCCACGGCCCGCGGAACCCGGAGGATCGACGCGGTCGACCTCGCCGGGGTGGGCGCGCTACGGGCGTACTCCGACCGGTTCTGGACCGCCGCCCTGGCCGACTTCGCCGCGACCGTCATCGCCGACACCCCCGGCGCCGCGGCCGGCGGGTCCGCCGCCGTCCGTTCCGAGGAGCCCGGATGA
- a CDS encoding regulator has translation MNLPGFTASKSVPGAPSLPLWTRGETNAFFGLGFNILVNVLTLTSLLIFVVRVPSGDVLGTVLPALGVAMLAGNVYYTVLARRLARRENRSDVTALPYGPSVPHMFIVVFVIMLPIFLSTGDAVRAWEAGLAWAFVIGVIVLIGAFIGPFIRRITPRAAMLGTLAGISLTFISMRPAGQIWDAAWIGLPVLGIILVGFFTNIRLPGGIPIGLAALLVGTAIGWIGGYMSVPDVSAAVSDIAVALPGFHVDMLLNGLGDLAPLLATAIPLGVYNFAEAMSNVESAAAAGDNFNLRSVLLADGAGAVIGAALGSPFPPAVYIGHPGWKASGGRSMYSMASGLLIAVLCFLGLFGVLAAVLPTPAIVPILLYIGLLIGAQAFQSVPRIQAAAVVAAILPNLASWGVGQIDNALAAAGTTADQVGEKALADAGLVYSGLKVLGEGAVLAGMVLGSVVAFLLVRRFYASAIAAAVGAVLSFVGLIHAPEVSWAAAPEVALGYAMLAIVLVAFGFLRRDSDDAAGAVAAAAEAETASH, from the coding sequence ATGAACCTGCCCGGATTCACCGCGTCGAAGTCCGTCCCCGGCGCCCCGTCCCTGCCGCTGTGGACCAGAGGCGAGACCAACGCCTTCTTCGGTCTCGGCTTCAACATCCTGGTCAACGTGCTGACGCTGACGTCACTGCTGATCTTCGTGGTCCGGGTTCCCTCCGGGGACGTCCTCGGGACCGTGCTGCCCGCGCTGGGGGTGGCGATGCTGGCCGGGAACGTCTACTACACCGTCCTCGCCCGGCGGCTGGCGCGCCGCGAGAACCGTTCGGACGTCACGGCTCTGCCGTACGGGCCGAGCGTGCCGCACATGTTCATCGTGGTCTTCGTCATCATGCTGCCGATCTTCCTCAGCACCGGTGACGCGGTCCGCGCCTGGGAAGCGGGCCTGGCCTGGGCGTTCGTGATCGGTGTCATCGTGCTGATCGGCGCGTTCATCGGGCCGTTCATCCGCCGGATCACCCCGCGTGCTGCGATGCTGGGCACCCTGGCGGGGATCTCGCTGACCTTCATCTCGATGCGGCCGGCCGGCCAGATCTGGGACGCCGCGTGGATCGGGCTCCCGGTGCTGGGCATCATCCTGGTCGGTTTCTTCACCAACATCCGGCTCCCCGGCGGCATCCCGATCGGCCTGGCCGCACTGCTGGTCGGGACCGCCATCGGTTGGATCGGCGGGTACATGTCGGTGCCGGACGTCAGCGCCGCGGTGAGCGACATCGCGGTGGCGCTGCCGGGTTTCCACGTCGACATGCTGCTGAACGGACTGGGGGACCTGGCCCCGCTGCTGGCCACCGCCATCCCGCTGGGCGTCTACAACTTCGCGGAGGCGATGAGCAACGTCGAGAGCGCGGCGGCGGCGGGCGACAACTTCAACCTGCGCAGCGTGCTGCTCGCCGACGGTGCGGGGGCGGTGATCGGTGCGGCCCTCGGGTCGCCGTTCCCGCCCGCCGTCTACATCGGTCACCCGGGGTGGAAGGCCTCCGGTGGCCGCAGCATGTACTCGATGGCCAGCGGGCTGTTGATCGCCGTGCTGTGCTTCCTCGGGCTCTTCGGCGTGCTGGCGGCGGTGCTGCCGACGCCGGCCATCGTGCCGATCCTGCTCTACATCGGACTGCTCATCGGCGCGCAGGCGTTCCAGTCGGTGCCGCGGATCCAGGCGGCGGCGGTGGTGGCCGCGATCCTGCCCAACCTGGCGTCATGGGGTGTCGGCCAGATCGACAACGCCCTGGCCGCCGCCGGTACGACGGCGGACCAGGTCGGCGAGAAGGCCCTCGCTGACGCCGGTCTGGTGTACTCCGGTCTCAAGGTGCTGGGTGAGGGGGCGGTCCTCGCCGGGATGGTCCTGGGGTCCGTCGTGGCGTTCCTGCTGGTGCGCCGGTTCTACGCCTCGGCGATCGCGGCGGCGGTCGGTGCGGTGCTGAGCTTCGTCGGCCTGATCCACGCCCCCGAGGTGTCCTGGGCGGCGGCGCCGGAGGTCGCCCTGGGATACGCGATGCTCGCGATCGTCCTCGTGGCCTTCGGCTTCCTCCGGCGCGACTCCGACGACGCCGCCGGCGCGGTGGCCGCGGCGGCGGAGGCCGAGACCGCTTCCCATTGA
- a CDS encoding cysteine hydrolase family protein, giving the protein MSVPHPAFPAVDAVPGPFPLGPGGVALLIIDMQRDFLLPGGFGETLGNDVGLLRQVVPPLVELLAAARAAGVPVIHTREGHRPDLSDCPPAKLRRGQPSRRIGDVGANGRILVRGEYGHDIIDELAPVAGELVVDKPGKGAFYATDLHEVLTSTGITQLLVTGVTTEVCVHTTVREANDRGFECLVVSDCVGSYFPEFQRVGLEMVAAQGGIFGWVADSRSVISALAATPVLTC; this is encoded by the coding sequence GTGTCCGTTCCCCACCCCGCGTTCCCGGCGGTCGACGCCGTCCCCGGCCCGTTCCCGCTCGGCCCCGGCGGCGTCGCGCTGCTGATCATCGACATGCAGCGGGACTTCCTGCTGCCCGGCGGGTTCGGTGAGACGCTCGGCAACGACGTCGGCCTGCTGCGTCAGGTGGTGCCACCCCTGGTGGAGCTGCTTGCGGCCGCCCGCGCCGCCGGCGTTCCCGTGATCCACACGAGAGAGGGCCATCGGCCGGATCTGTCGGACTGTCCGCCGGCGAAGCTGCGACGGGGACAGCCGTCCCGCCGCATCGGGGATGTCGGGGCCAACGGGCGCATCCTCGTCCGCGGCGAGTACGGCCACGACATCATCGACGAACTGGCCCCCGTCGCCGGGGAACTGGTCGTCGACAAGCCCGGCAAGGGCGCGTTCTACGCCACGGACCTGCACGAGGTGCTCACCAGCACGGGCATCACCCAGCTCCTCGTCACCGGCGTCACCACCGAGGTCTGCGTGCACACCACGGTGCGTGAGGCCAACGACCGCGGGTTCGAGTGCCTCGTGGTCTCCGACTGCGTCGGCTCCTACTTCCCGGAATTCCAGCGGGTCGGTCTGGAGATGGTCGCCGCGCAGGGCGGCATCTTCGGCTGGGTCGCCGATTCCCGTTCCGTCATCTCGGCTCTCGCCGCGACCCCGGTCCTGACCTGCTGA